One genomic window of Limanda limanda chromosome 16, fLimLim1.1, whole genome shotgun sequence includes the following:
- the si:ch211-67e16.4 gene encoding uncharacterized protein si:ch211-67e16.4: MDVSIAVSLIRGQMGSVVERAVNGAVETVLAEMLKVVGVKFEELKTQLALMKRDVTALHREKALKEKENDNIRAKLRYTELKLKYYRQGVEEELQQRASASTLVRIHPSSFPQTQTDAAGLSSTDTSPSCSTQNRTTEGALSRCNQECTSPHSTSRRPIRVLCQSDAGGASSDSSDLLLPVSLSENTPAESLDSSTEQEAVESVNEFLAPPTVQTVTLALGKKSATRLLRPHGSIQAVSSTLPFSPPQSWTSPVAMQVKHEAQRQQGEEEVVICIKEEPEEEQQVMATLGLDYQVQQRLSGSEGQCSVTELQPSQATNTTAYGSSGTSNYLMLQPIGSLPSMVTLPSGIPPLQEGRPWSKNLSFYEQYKLRRNELQQRRLNRRREQEETLPQPLLADMLRERREKTRLRVARWRAKRKLQFCLNQTQGQGGAAGLSQPFVPIRGKHPEGRESCASSSGHHRLSSTLPQSSSFLDHNMSVTNTITTTLPFKTSVSSSLLPGSSIMAAHQHTVTSTSSSSSYPQISQSFSLTDADILQ; the protein is encoded by the exons ATGGATGTCAGCATTGCTGTATCACTGATTAGAGGCCAGATGGGCTCAGTGGTTGAACGGGCTGTGAACGGAGCGGTGGAGACGGTCCTGGCCGAGATGCTCAAAGTGGTAGGAGTCAAGTTTGAGGAGCTGAAAACCCAGCTGGCTCTGATGAAGAGGGACGTCACAGCGCTGCACAGGGAGAAAGCcctgaaagagaaggagaatgaCAACATCCGAGCCAAGCTCCGCTACACCGAGCTGAAGCTAAAGTACTACAGgcagggggtggaggaggagctgcagcagagagccTCTGCTTCCACTCTCGTCCGCATCCAcccatcctccttccctcagaCGCAGACAGATGCTGCAGGCCTTTCGTCCACTGACACTTCGCCATCATGTTCGACTCAGAACAGGACCACTGAGGGAGCACTGAGTAGATGTAATCAAG AATGCACCTCGCCACACAGCACAAGTAGGCGTCCCATCAGAGTGCTTTGTCAGTCAGATGCGGGAGGTGCCAGCTCTGACTCGTCTGActtgctgcttcctgtctctctttctgagaACACACCTGCAGAGTCTCTGGACAGCAGCACAG AACAAGAAGCAGTCGAGAGTGTGAATGAGTTTCTGGCTCCTCCTACTGTCCAGACCGTGACTTTGGCTTTGGGGAAGAAGTCAGCGACTCGCCTGCTGCGCCCTCATGGTTCTATTCAGGCCGTCAGCTCCACACtgcccttctctcctccacag TCCTGGACGTCTCCTGTTGCGATGCAGGTGAAACACGAGGCCCAGCggcagcagggggaggaggaggttgtgatCTGTATCAAGGAGGAGcctgaagaggagcagcaggtgatGGCTACCTTAGGGTTGGACTACCAGGTGCAGCAGAGACTTTCAGGGTCAGAG ggtCAATGTTCAGTGACAGAGCTTCAACCAAGCCAAGCAACTAATACCACAGCCTATGGCTCAAGTGGAACAAGCAACT ACCTGATGCTTCAGCCCATAGGCTCCCTGCCATCGATGGTGACCCTGCCATCCGGCATCCCACCTCTCCAGGAAGGGCGACCCTGGTCTAAAAACCTTAGCTTTTATGAACAATACAAACTGCGTAGGAACGAGCTCCAGCAGCGACGACTCAACAGacgcagagagcaggaggaaacgTTGCCTCAGCCGCTGCTGGCAGATATG TTGCGAGAGCGTCGAGAGAAGACCAGGCTGAGGGTGGCCAGATGGAGAGCAAAAAGGAAACTCCAGTTCTGTTTGAACCAGACTCAG GGTCAAGGTGGCGCTGCAGGTCTTTCTCAACCTTTTGTTCCCATCAGGGGCAAACATCCGGAGGGCAGAGAATCTTGTG cttcctccagtgGTCATCATAGACTGAGCTCCACACTGCCTCAGTCCAGCAGCTTCCTTGACCACAACATGTCTGTGACAAACACCATCACCACTACTCTGCCCTTTAAAACCTCcgtttcctcttctctgctccCGGGAAGCTCCATCATGGCTGCACACCAGCACACTGTGACATCAACGTCATCATCCTCGTCCTACCCCCAGATCAGCCAGAGCTTTTCTCTGACAGATGCAGATATCTTACAGTGA